In candidate division KSB1 bacterium, a single genomic region encodes these proteins:
- a CDS encoding Fic family protein, with protein MNWKINRTMNISVRTTSFHGRILPESGTIVGYAAIIDRLELPVPLPHTIFLISDKHRSYVQNGWTVKSSQYKPQESLHKHLVFALKYEGINLLFFKKCFSKLSEQEAQELVQTESTGQYSRKLWFLYEWLMDKQLPVTDADINIKYVPLVNEKQQYAHNAGIRSSRHRILNNLPGTRNFCPLVNKTDKLEHYINKHLSDQQSKNLKNIHKDILQRTSAFLMLKDSKASFTIEGESPKSRRAARWGRAIGQAGSKPLNQEELLRLQQLVIEDSRFVNMGFRKQGGFVGEHDRLTGEPLPDHISAKWQDLETLISGLVETSNVLEQTDFDAVIAAAMVSFGFVFIHPFEDGNGRLHRYLIHHILARKGFTKHGIIFPVSASILDHIDQYRTVLETYSLSLLDFIDWEITPNHNVNVLNDTIDYYRYFDATPQAEFLYDCVYDTIENIIPKEIQYLQQYDKFKNLLNEEFDMPDKTIALLVRFLEQNNGTLSKRAREKEFSALTADEIQKIKEWYKNSFD; from the coding sequence ATGAACTGGAAAATCAACCGAACTATGAACATCTCGGTAAGAACAACCTCTTTTCACGGCCGAATCCTTCCCGAATCGGGCACCATAGTGGGGTATGCCGCCATTATTGATCGCCTCGAGTTGCCGGTTCCGTTACCGCATACGATATTTCTGATCAGTGATAAGCACAGATCATATGTTCAAAACGGCTGGACTGTAAAGAGCTCACAATACAAGCCCCAAGAGTCCCTGCATAAACATCTGGTTTTTGCTCTAAAATATGAAGGGATAAATCTCCTTTTCTTTAAAAAATGTTTCAGTAAATTATCAGAACAAGAAGCACAGGAACTGGTGCAGACCGAATCAACCGGACAATACAGCCGGAAACTCTGGTTCCTTTATGAATGGTTAATGGACAAACAACTGCCCGTTACTGATGCTGATATCAATATCAAGTATGTACCCTTGGTGAATGAAAAGCAGCAATATGCACACAACGCGGGGATTCGTTCCAGTCGTCATCGCATTCTAAATAATCTGCCGGGAACCCGTAATTTTTGTCCGCTCGTCAATAAAACGGATAAACTGGAACATTATATCAATAAACATTTATCTGATCAACAAAGCAAAAACCTGAAAAACATACACAAGGATATCCTGCAGCGTACCTCTGCATTTTTAATGCTCAAAGACTCGAAGGCTTCTTTTACGATTGAAGGTGAAAGTCCCAAAAGCAGACGTGCGGCGCGCTGGGGAAGAGCGATTGGACAAGCCGGCAGCAAACCACTGAATCAGGAGGAACTGCTCAGACTGCAGCAGCTGGTGATTGAAGATTCGAGATTTGTCAACATGGGATTTCGCAAACAAGGCGGATTTGTGGGAGAGCATGACCGTTTAACAGGCGAACCATTACCGGACCACATTTCCGCAAAATGGCAGGACCTGGAGACATTAATCTCGGGACTTGTTGAAACCAGTAACGTATTGGAACAGACAGATTTCGACGCGGTTATTGCTGCGGCCATGGTGTCGTTCGGATTTGTCTTTATCCATCCGTTTGAGGACGGAAACGGGCGGCTGCATCGATACCTCATTCACCACATTCTGGCACGCAAAGGATTTACCAAACACGGCATCATTTTTCCGGTTTCTGCGTCTATTCTGGATCATATTGATCAATATCGGACTGTGCTGGAAACCTATTCACTGTCCCTGCTTGATTTTATAGATTGGGAAATAACACCGAATCATAACGTCAACGTTTTAAATGATACCATAGATTATTACCGCTATTTTGACGCAACCCCGCAAGCTGAATTTCTCTATGATTGTGTATATGATACCATAGAAAACATCATACCAAAAGAAATACAGTATCTGCAACAATACGACAAGTTCAAAAATCTTTTAAATGAAGAATTTGACATGCCCGACAAAACCATAGCATTATTGGTGCGTTTTCTGGAACAGAATAATGGCACTCTATCCAAACGGGCCCGGGAAAAAGAATTTTCTGCCTTGACTGCAGACGAAATACAAAAAATTAAAGAATGGTATAAAAATTCTTTTGATTAA
- a CDS encoding pyruvate formate lyase family protein: MTFPEIGFSPQPPEGKFGYYMLDHALQDLLNDPELSAQNRRTLMNLMHYWKTENSIAQCKAAYPADMKTILPSDDYFGESGIAFTLWRMSGSQLNYSKLIRLGIPGLKAEIEEKKQSAPAKSVKLYTAMLKALDVLADVFVYYADMCETQRRNSSNPKRQQQLSDMGTGLRNLSQQKPGNFREGLQMMFMYNILSGSLNYSRFDHDLGDLYVQDIDSGARTREEALELLTGLWRMMVDRGSRYDQRMIIGGRGREHEKKADRLALAVMETSRRVRDIVPQLALRFYDGQNPQLYQTALDILAEGYTYPMLYNDDVNIPAAMQAFDIPYEEAVHVIQFGCGEYVLDHRSFGTPSAVINMLQALLVTLHKGIDPVTGQRMGLPAERLTTYNDFAAFDDLYNAYKEQIEYHVDQLARHEELEYVYAAKDAPFLYFSMLFDDCIERGKPVFDGGIRYLGGTLESYGNTNTSDALVALRELVYDSKLFTLDQVRNMLLKNFEGYERERRMMLNCPKYGNDNDTADDMLMDIDNHICNYTRQQKKNTGLHSYLIVIINNDANVVLGQNTAASPDGRRSKDYLNNGNTPMSGMDQNGVTAFLNSIVKAPTDNHAGAVQNMKFSKDMLTTYRDKLKILLQTYWQKGGAQAMLTVISREDLENAMQHPENYQNLIVRVGGFAERFVNLPPETQREILARTLY, translated from the coding sequence ATGACCTTTCCCGAGATCGGCTTTTCCCCTCAGCCCCCGGAAGGCAAATTCGGTTATTATATGCTGGACCATGCCCTGCAGGATCTGCTGAATGATCCGGAGCTGAGCGCGCAAAACCGGCGTACTCTAATGAATTTGATGCATTACTGGAAAACCGAAAACAGCATCGCTCAATGCAAAGCGGCTTATCCGGCGGACATGAAAACCATTCTGCCCAGCGACGACTATTTCGGTGAATCCGGGATCGCCTTTACCCTGTGGCGCATGTCCGGTTCGCAGCTCAATTACAGCAAACTGATCCGACTCGGTATTCCCGGATTAAAAGCGGAAATCGAGGAAAAGAAACAGAGCGCCCCGGCAAAATCCGTCAAACTCTACACCGCCATGCTCAAAGCCCTCGATGTTCTGGCCGATGTGTTTGTTTACTATGCGGACATGTGCGAAACGCAGCGGCGCAACAGCTCCAACCCAAAACGACAACAGCAGCTTTCAGACATGGGTACCGGTCTGCGCAATTTGTCGCAGCAAAAACCCGGGAATTTCCGCGAGGGACTGCAGATGATGTTCATGTACAATATCCTTTCCGGATCCCTGAACTACAGCCGGTTCGATCATGACCTGGGTGATTTATACGTCCAGGATATTGACAGCGGCGCCCGGACCCGGGAAGAGGCGCTCGAACTCTTGACCGGTCTCTGGCGCATGATGGTGGACCGCGGCTCGCGCTATGACCAGCGTATGATCATCGGCGGACGCGGACGTGAACATGAGAAAAAAGCCGACCGTCTGGCTCTGGCGGTCATGGAAACCTCGCGGCGCGTGCGCGATATCGTGCCGCAACTGGCGCTGCGCTTTTACGACGGACAAAATCCGCAGCTCTATCAGACCGCTCTGGACATTCTGGCCGAGGGCTATACCTATCCCATGCTTTACAATGACGATGTCAATATCCCGGCGGCCATGCAGGCGTTTGATATTCCCTATGAAGAAGCGGTACATGTCATCCAGTTCGGCTGCGGCGAGTATGTGCTGGACCATCGCAGTTTCGGCACCCCCAGCGCCGTGATCAACATGCTGCAGGCGCTGCTGGTGACCCTGCACAAAGGCATCGATCCCGTGACCGGACAACGCATGGGCCTGCCTGCTGAACGTTTGACAACATACAATGATTTTGCAGCGTTTGACGATCTGTACAATGCTTACAAAGAACAGATCGAATATCACGTCGATCAGCTGGCGCGGCATGAGGAGCTGGAATACGTTTATGCCGCCAAAGACGCTCCGTTTCTGTATTTTTCCATGCTGTTTGACGACTGTATTGAGCGTGGCAAACCCGTATTTGACGGCGGCATCCGCTATCTGGGCGGCACGCTGGAATCCTACGGCAACACCAATACATCGGATGCGCTGGTGGCACTGCGCGAGCTGGTGTATGATAGTAAATTATTTACCCTGGATCAGGTGCGCAACATGCTGCTGAAGAACTTTGAGGGCTATGAAAGAGAACGGCGTATGATGCTAAACTGCCCCAAATACGGCAATGACAACGACACGGCGGATGATATGCTGATGGATATAGACAATCACATCTGCAATTATACCCGGCAGCAGAAAAAAAACACCGGTCTGCATTCCTATCTGATCGTCATCATCAACAACGATGCCAATGTGGTGCTGGGACAAAACACCGCGGCTTCGCCGGACGGTCGCCGGAGCAAAGATTATCTCAACAACGGCAATACCCCCATGAGCGGCATGGACCAGAACGGGGTCACGGCATTTTTAAACTCGATTGTCAAAGCGCCCACAGACAACCACGCCGGTGCGGTGCAGAATATGAAATTCTCAAAGGACATGCTGACCACCTATCGGGATAAACTAAAAATCCTGTTGCAGACCTACTGGCAAAAGGGCGGCGCCCAGGCCATGCTCACTGTGATCTCGCGCGAGGATCTGGAAAACGCCATGCAGCATCCGGAAAACTATCAAAACCTGATCGTGCGGGTCGGCGGATTTGCCGAGCGCTTTGTCAATCTGCCGCCGGAGACCCAGCGCGAGATATTGGCCCGGACGCTTTATTAA
- a CDS encoding glycyl-radical enzyme activating protein, which translates to MKTGMIFDIQKFALHDGPGIRTAVFLKGCPLKCVWCCNPESRSPEPQLGYDAGACRQCFSCTPVCEPGALRRDGDHLKVRHEQCTACGACIRECPQGALNLYGYRAHVDDIMHSVLRDRDYYNNSGGGITLSGGDPLYQFEFTRELLNAAGREGLNTCLETAGYAPRDQIAALLPLVDHFLYDYKLTDNHLHDRYTGVSNQIILENLSFLAANNADLVLRCIMVPGINDTDDHFQAIADLSQTHTCIRKVEIMPYHDYGRKKYHMTGSHYPLDAQSVSKAKAREWVNQLQSLGCKNVNIG; encoded by the coding sequence ATGAAAACAGGCATGATATTCGACATACAAAAGTTTGCACTGCACGACGGTCCCGGAATCCGCACGGCCGTATTTCTCAAAGGCTGTCCCCTGAAATGCGTCTGGTGCTGCAATCCGGAATCCCGATCCCCGGAACCGCAGCTGGGCTATGACGCCGGGGCGTGCCGGCAGTGCTTTAGCTGTACGCCGGTCTGTGAACCCGGCGCTCTGCGCCGGGACGGCGATCATCTAAAAGTCCGGCATGAACAGTGTACCGCCTGCGGAGCCTGTATCCGCGAGTGTCCGCAGGGCGCTCTGAACCTCTACGGATACCGCGCGCATGTGGACGACATTATGCACAGCGTGCTCAGGGACCGTGATTATTACAACAATTCCGGCGGCGGCATCACCCTTTCCGGCGGCGATCCGCTGTACCAGTTCGAGTTTACCCGGGAACTGCTCAATGCCGCCGGACGCGAGGGTCTGAACACCTGCCTGGAGACCGCCGGCTATGCGCCCCGGGACCAGATTGCCGCTCTCCTGCCGCTGGTGGATCATTTTTTATACGATTACAAACTCACAGATAACCATTTGCATGACAGGTACACCGGCGTCTCTAATCAAATCATACTGGAAAATCTAAGTTTTCTGGCTGCCAACAATGCCGATCTGGTGCTGCGCTGCATCATGGTGCCGGGCATCAATGACACCGATGATCATTTTCAGGCCATTGCGGATCTGTCGCAAACACACACATGCATTCGCAAGGTCGAAATTATGCCGTATCACGATTACGGCCGCAAAAAATATCATATGACCGGCAGCCATTATCCATTGGATGCGCAAAGCGTATCCAAAGCTAAAGCCCGCGAATGGGTCAATCAACTCCAGTCTCTGGGCTGTAAAAACGTAAACATCGGTTAA
- a CDS encoding substrate-binding domain-containing protein, which yields MFGDSRENSQREARYLLKYMQHRVDGLIVYPALDQGFDDNIQQLLNYKIPFVLIDKYSQQYTTDSVVCDDVYGGYTATRHLIEQGHRCIAYITGPSCTPLNNRRKGYEQALKEAGIPLRQDIIIRGDYDTLNDQYNCAEPALDLLKSSDPPTAFFLSTDGFFPGLYHALHEAKYAIPDQVAIVGFGDVHNISFMDIPLTTMAYPKRQVGTAAAQLLFEKINGTRPLNENKQILKRPELIIRNTCGAAKQSTPNGER from the coding sequence ATGTTCGGCGATTCACGTGAAAATTCGCAGCGCGAAGCCCGCTACCTGCTGAAATACATGCAGCACCGGGTGGACGGACTGATTGTGTATCCGGCCCTGGACCAAGGATTCGACGACAATATCCAACAGCTTTTGAATTACAAAATCCCCTTTGTGCTCATTGACAAATACTCGCAACAGTATACAACCGACTCTGTGGTCTGTGATGATGTGTACGGCGGATATACCGCCACGCGGCATTTAATTGAACAGGGACACCGCTGCATCGCCTATATCACCGGTCCCTCCTGTACCCCTTTGAACAATCGCCGCAAAGGTTATGAACAGGCCCTGAAAGAGGCGGGAATCCCGTTGCGACAGGACATCATCATCCGGGGCGATTATGACACGCTCAACGATCAATACAACTGTGCCGAACCGGCATTGGACCTGCTGAAGAGCAGCGATCCGCCCACCGCGTTTTTTCTAAGCACGGACGGCTTTTTCCCGGGGCTCTACCATGCGCTGCACGAGGCAAAATATGCAATCCCGGATCAGGTTGCCATTGTCGGATTCGGCGATGTGCACAATATTTCTTTTATGGATATACCCCTGACCACTATGGCGTATCCGAAACGTCAGGTAGGAACCGCGGCGGCGCAGCTGCTGTTTGAAAAAATAAACGGCACGCGGCCATTGAACGAAAACAAACAGATCCTGAAACGCCCTGAACTGATTATCCGCAATACCTGCGGCGCTGCAAAACAATCAACCCCAAACGGTGAACGATGA
- a CDS encoding LacI family DNA-binding transcriptional regulator, whose product MSITIKQIAELTGVSHTTVSRALNDDPRIRPETKHRIRRIAEQHHYVPNINARGFSRGKTATLGVLVNYLGDPFICEILQGIEDVAQQHDYIDHVRRFT is encoded by the coding sequence ATGTCGATAACCATCAAACAAATCGCCGAGCTCACCGGGGTGTCGCATACCACGGTATCCCGGGCCCTGAACGACGATCCGCGCATTCGTCCCGAGACCAAACACAGAATCCGCCGGATTGCCGAGCAGCACCACTATGTCCCGAATATCAATGCGCGCGGCTTTTCGCGCGGCAAAACCGCCACCCTGGGCGTGCTGGTGAATTATCTCGGCGATCCGTTCATCTGCGAAATTCTGCAGGGCATCGAGGATGTAGCGCAGCAGCACGACTATATCGATCATGTTCGGCGATTCACGTGA
- a CDS encoding sulfatase-like hydrolase/transferase, with amino-acid sequence MSHYISRRQFIKSSIAGTAALSAACRTDSRQPNILFIFSDQQHWQTMQHVNSFFRTPHLTELSRHSVRFRQAICTTPQCSPSRSSMLTGYYPHKTGVMGNTICISRQMRNSTI; translated from the coding sequence ATGTCTCATTACATTTCGCGCCGGCAATTTATCAAATCATCCATCGCAGGAACCGCTGCATTATCGGCCGCCTGCCGGACGGACAGCCGTCAGCCGAATATCCTGTTCATATTCTCCGATCAGCAGCACTGGCAAACCATGCAGCATGTCAATTCGTTTTTCAGGACGCCGCATCTGACCGAACTCTCCCGCCACAGCGTGCGTTTTCGTCAGGCGATTTGCACCACACCGCAGTGTTCTCCGAGCCGTTCGTCCATGCTGACCGGTTATTATCCGCATAAAACCGGTGTCATGGGAAATACAATCTGTATCAGCCGACAGATGAGGAACTCTACGATTTGA
- a CDS encoding sulfotransferase codes for MSDKTLKIRLTGHFYRSIREIDTLFLKAELVPEQDWSNINKVFIVSTGRTGTMFFAKFFNLFPAVQSLHEPCPDFLDLALDYAQGRVSFESAAREIEKHRRVRCREHKRRNLDLYIESNNRYFSLLKPLRHVFPDAKIIYIVRDGRDYVRSGISRIWYKTTDTSPRLRADMFPSDPYYAQWDQMDRFAKIAWRWQKKDGFIHRDFQDLDNTLKVKFEDIFHDPERKGLYEITRFIGITDEQTRHYLNKMGNRKVNTKSQKAIPRWSDWDDHMKRVFDEIAADHMRLHYDYKGMT; via the coding sequence ATGTCCGACAAAACACTCAAGATCCGGTTAACGGGACATTTCTACCGCTCGATTCGCGAGATCGATACATTGTTTTTAAAAGCCGAGCTGGTTCCGGAACAGGACTGGAGCAATATCAACAAGGTCTTTATCGTTTCCACCGGCCGAACCGGCACTATGTTTTTTGCAAAATTTTTCAATCTGTTTCCCGCGGTGCAGTCCCTGCATGAACCGTGTCCCGATTTTCTAGATCTGGCCCTGGATTATGCGCAGGGACGGGTGTCATTTGAAAGCGCGGCTCGCGAAATCGAAAAGCACCGCAGAGTGCGCTGCCGGGAACACAAACGGCGAAACCTCGATCTCTATATCGAGTCCAATAACCGTTATTTTTCACTGCTCAAACCTTTACGGCATGTTTTCCCCGATGCAAAGATCATCTATATCGTTCGCGACGGACGCGATTACGTGCGTTCGGGTATCAGTCGGATCTGGTACAAGACAACCGACACCTCTCCCCGTCTGCGTGCCGATATGTTTCCATCCGATCCTTATTACGCACAATGGGATCAGATGGACCGGTTCGCCAAAATCGCCTGGCGATGGCAGAAAAAAGACGGCTTCATTCACAGAGATTTCCAGGATCTGGACAACACCCTCAAAGTCAAATTTGAAGATATTTTTCATGATCCGGAGCGAAAAGGTCTGTACGAGATCACTCGGTTCATCGGGATTACCGATGAACAGACTCGCCATTATCTGAACAAAATGGGCAACCGCAAGGTCAATACAAAATCGCAAAAAGCCATTCCCAGATGGTCCGACTGGGATGATCACATGAAACGCGTATTTGATGAAATCGCAGCGGACCATATGAGGCTGCATTACGATTACAAGGGAATGACATAA
- a CDS encoding PTS sugar transporter subunit IIA: protein MQNYQPTFKVPFYPYVQIFSILLFSFLIFKVGVAAVESLALIIAVSLLIYLLYGRKKYQSEYALIYLIERIVNRKISSANLETELKEILQKRDNIVTDRFHHLVEDSTFIDLERPMNRKDLFQLMAKQFSGDLGLKPVELLNYLEEREKESSTALTPFLAVPHIIIEGNHVFKMFVMRARKGVRYSDPYDSVKAVFVLIGSKDERQFHLQALSAIAQITWNKNFEKQWLQAKSTQNLKDICLLSQRKRDHLHEKKDVN from the coding sequence TTGCAGAACTATCAGCCTACTTTTAAAGTGCCGTTTTACCCCTATGTCCAGATCTTTTCCATCCTGTTGTTCAGCTTTTTGATATTCAAAGTGGGCGTGGCTGCAGTTGAAAGTTTGGCCCTTATCATTGCCGTGAGCCTGTTAATTTATCTGCTTTACGGCAGAAAAAAATATCAGAGTGAGTACGCACTGATCTATTTGATCGAAAGGATTGTGAATCGTAAAATATCTTCTGCCAATCTGGAAACCGAACTGAAAGAAATCCTGCAGAAACGCGACAATATTGTCACAGACCGATTCCATCATTTGGTTGAAGACAGTACATTTATCGATCTGGAAAGACCGATGAACCGTAAAGATCTTTTTCAACTCATGGCTAAACAGTTTTCCGGAGACCTCGGATTAAAACCGGTTGAGCTGCTGAATTACCTTGAGGAACGTGAAAAAGAATCCAGTACGGCGCTGACCCCGTTTCTGGCCGTTCCGCATATCATTATTGAAGGAAATCATGTTTTCAAAATGTTTGTCATGCGCGCCAGGAAGGGTGTGCGTTATTCCGATCCGTATGATTCGGTGAAAGCGGTTTTTGTTCTGATCGGTTCAAAAGACGAACGCCAGTTTCATCTGCAGGCCTTGTCCGCCATTGCACAGATTACCTGGAATAAAAATTTTGAAAAACAATGGCTGCAGGCAAAAAGCACGCAAAATCTCAAGGATATTTGTTTATTGAGCCAGAGAAAACGCGACCATTTGCACGAAAAAAAGGATGTAAATTGA
- a CDS encoding APC family permease has translation MNLKKQISTFDIFCIASGVMISSGIFILPGIAFEKAGPAVFLSYAIAGLAALIGVLSIIELSTAMPKPGGDYFFVTRSFGPVVGMIIGLFSWFSLSLKTAFAIFGIAEILFSITGFSLILSAIAVTAFFTLLNIRGVDTAVKFEVIIVIGLLFIILTYIIAGFNQIDINRFTHFAPNGSGSIFLTAGFVFVSFGGLLKIASLSGEVKNPKKSIPHGVISSIVVVTGLYVLLLIVVVGTSNPVGLVRSLTPVADSAKTFLGTGGYIMISVAAALAFISTANAGIMAASRYPVALSHDKLLPPTFASVHKTYKTPILSIILTALFITGSFFLTLELLVKIASSIISFPIYSPISRLL, from the coding sequence ATGAACCTGAAAAAACAAATATCCACGTTTGATATATTCTGTATCGCTTCCGGCGTCATGATCAGCTCGGGAATCTTTATTTTACCCGGAATTGCCTTTGAAAAAGCCGGTCCGGCTGTGTTTCTGTCCTATGCGATTGCCGGTCTTGCCGCGTTGATCGGAGTTTTAAGCATTATTGAACTCAGCACCGCCATGCCCAAACCGGGCGGCGATTATTTTTTCGTCACCCGAAGTTTTGGGCCGGTAGTCGGCATGATCATCGGATTGTTCAGCTGGTTCTCCCTGTCCCTGAAAACAGCTTTTGCCATTTTCGGAATAGCAGAGATATTGTTTTCGATCACCGGATTCAGTCTGATCTTGTCTGCGATCGCGGTGACGGCTTTCTTCACCCTGCTCAATATACGGGGTGTCGACACGGCTGTTAAATTTGAAGTTATCATTGTCATTGGGCTGCTGTTTATTATTCTCACCTACATCATTGCCGGATTCAACCAGATCGACATTAACCGCTTTACGCATTTTGCACCGAATGGTTCCGGCTCCATCTTTCTGACCGCCGGCTTTGTCTTTGTCTCATTCGGCGGTTTGCTGAAAATTGCCAGTCTGAGCGGAGAAGTGAAAAATCCCAAAAAATCGATCCCGCACGGTGTCATTTCATCCATTGTTGTGGTCACCGGATTGTATGTTTTGCTGCTGATTGTGGTGGTCGGCACCTCAAATCCGGTTGGTCTGGTGCGTTCTTTGACACCTGTGGCGGATTCGGCAAAGACATTCCTGGGAACAGGCGGTTATATCATGATCTCTGTAGCTGCGGCGCTGGCGTTCATTTCAACAGCCAACGCCGGGATCATGGCGGCATCCCGATATCCCGTGGCTCTCAGCCATGACAAGCTGCTGCCGCCAACCTTTGCCTCGGTGCATAAAACATACAAAACACCGATATTATCCATTATCTTGACCGCACTCTTTATCACCGGCTCCTTTTTTCTCACCTTGGAACTGCTGGTCAAAATCGCATCTTCGATCATATCTTTTCCTATATACTCACCAATATCTCGGTTATTGTGA
- a CDS encoding HAD-IA family hydrolase → MDAREQSLKGKPEPDIFLEAARRLDVEPKNAMVVEDALAGVEAGKAGGFGLVIGINRSGDNTELKDHGADLVVNDLSEIRRTEHE, encoded by the coding sequence GTGGACGCCCGTGAACAATCACTTAAGGGCAAACCCGAACCGGATATTTTTCTCGAGGCCGCCCGGCGTCTCGATGTAGAGCCAAAGAATGCAATGGTTGTTGAAGATGCGCTTGCCGGTGTAGAGGCCGGCAAAGCCGGAGGATTCGGACTGGTGATCGGCATTAACCGCTCCGGCGACAATACGGAACTGAAAGACCATGGAGCAGATCTGGTGGTCAATGATTTATCGGAAATCAGGAGGACAGAACATGAATAG